The following coding sequences lie in one Anas platyrhynchos isolate ZD024472 breed Pekin duck chromosome 15, IASCAAS_PekinDuck_T2T, whole genome shotgun sequence genomic window:
- the CRAMP1 gene encoding protein cramped-like isoform X1: MEPPPAAGRAGWAPRGGGRGAPPGPPQLRKGMTVKLGESSGEEGVKKLGKRAGGDEESLEEEGAGGGGEAAPGSSSTKKEEKIINSNTNSSPSPNPSLAQAPAALQPSHSQDQHHFLRSSVRPQSKRLKKDSQASSSVGSSTAVKGKAADNGGSASGGTSGIPASNPTANSKSAARNLGSSAGEKEEGKKVRRQWESWSTEDKNTFFEGLYEHGKDFEAIQNNIALKYKKKGKPASMVKNKEQVRHFYYRTWHKISKYIDFDNVFSQGLKKSSLELYGLICYGELRKKIGGCMDDKNAAKLNELIQAGATTVRYKGRNLRIKAPMCRALKKLCDPDGISDEEDQKPVRLPLKVPVELQPRNNHAWARVQSLAQNPRLRMIVELHRKVSSLIEFLKQKWALHEVRIRKTLEERQLQDSRDSESRGSFSEEKVMLHLFPGENCTLTPLPGVARVVHSKAFCTVHWQETGKCKQNTKDSHLLPPAQILGIQSGQGTARGQLKYTRGTEGKSVGRAESTTESSRTPHPTAEAPAGTEDGSPEAGLAEGTASSLGITNSLSKPPSGLQDPGGNHEKLSSVAFCVEGREALAGDQATVPASCSTACACSKIPDVEELSLLDPFPRYMKSCQDLIVPEKCSCTDKPHGKDSAPAAGDTSPVAFPSGRSTETSESCSQLLRGGVASPSSGPARCEAQAGHSQGQQLDACTKEITDAVTEDSQEKLSSSFPPPPQGQSSTKSLKDDPSRLSQQVREEGWSLRTSESLTLAEVYLMMGKPNKLQLEYDWLAVLEPETQDAREQASESSAVPACTTFHKQRLLNCLLKLISTEVNPKPTPEMSSVATSPIKPTQEEQSLTPPGKVIAVSTRSPGCTRNQSALRNNKTFSPGAASSSSGLRNLPRPLLVAGPSSSGNTDADGGLFAVPTTLPPNSRHGKLFLPSKEAELTFRQHLDTISMQSDFFLPKPRKLRNRHLRKPLVVQRTLLPRPSGNPSQHVCSFSILSNSSITGRGSFRPIQSSLTKAAVSRPIVPKVLPTQATNHLSSAIDLAAKSAGIIPGSPVPVLDADGLPGVSPLSPDRVTTVVTGQESTAAHQNGGSITTVESSGPGCRVPFISLPTRHEQEAVADGFQGTSVLSLSELSKTPLQNGLSTPPLPSSEASSTRLSPPNVSALLDISLPGPPEDVLSQGEPATQISDSIIEIAISSGQYSEGVSLSPAKLNGSDSSKSLPSPSSSPQQNWIASPSHDPQWYPNDSTDSSLSSLFSSFISPEKGRKMLPTPVGTASGTSLLGPSLLDGNSRDSFVSRSLADVAEVVDSQLACMMNENSIDYISRFNDLAQELSIPEPTRREILFDGGGGGPPIGDLSQ; this comes from the exons ATGGAGCCCCCCCCCGCGGCGGGCCGGGCCGGCTGGGCCCCGCGGGGAGGAGGCCGaggagccccccccgggcccccgcAGCTTCGCAAGGG GATGACGGTGAAACTGGGCGAGAGCAGCGGGGAGGAAGGGGTGAAAAAGCTGGgcaagagagcaggaggagatgAGGAGTCCCTGGAAGAagaaggggcaggaggaggaggagaggcagctccaggcagcagcagcacaaagaaagaagagaagatcATCAACAGCAACACTAACAGCAGCCCCTCACCGAACCCCAGCTTGGCCCAGGCCCcggctgccctccagccctcccACAGCCAGGACCAGCATCATTTTCTCAGGTCCAGTGTCAGACCTCAGAGCAAGAGGCTGAAGAAGGATTCTCAGGCATCCTCTTCAgttggcagcagcactgctgtaaAAGGCAAAG CAGCAGATAATGGAGGATCTGCATCTGGCGGCACATCAGGAATTCCTGCCAGCAATCCTACTGCAAATTCCAAGTCAGCAGCAAGGAACCTGGGCTCCTCGGCtggagagaaggaggaaggaaagaaggtcAGACGTCAGTGGGAATCGTGGAGCACAGAGGACAAAAATACTTTCTTCGAGGGACTGTATGAG CATGGAAAGGACTTTGAAGCTATCCAGAACAACATTGCCCTGAAATACAAGAAGAAAGGCAAGCCAGCAAGCATGGTGAAGAATAAAGAGCAGGTCCGCCATTTCTACTACCGCACCTGGCACAAGATTTCAAAGTACATTGACTTTGATAACG tgttttctcaaGGGCTGAAAAAGTCATCCCTGGAGCTTTATGGTTTAATCTGCTATGGGGAATTAAGGAAAAAGATTGGGGGAT GTATGGATGACAAAAATGCAGCTAAACTCAATGAGCTCATTCAGGCTGG GGCTACAACTGTTCGTTACAAAGGCAGAAACCTTCGTATCAAAGCTCCAATGTGCAGGGCTTTGAAGAAACTCTGTGATCCAGATG GCATTAGTGATGAAGAGGACCAGAAGCCAGTACGTCTTCCTCTCAAGGTTCCCGTGGAGTTGCAGCCACGAAATAATCATGCATGGGCTCGAGTACAGAGTCTCGCCCAGAATCCACGGCTTAG GATGATTGTGGAGTTGCATCGGAAGGTCTCCAGCCTCATTGAGTTCCTGAAGCAGAAGTGGGCCCTCCATGAAGTACGCATC CGTAAAACACTAGAGGAACGGCAGCTTCAAGACTCCAGAGACTCAGAATCAAGAGGTAGCTTCTCAGAGGAGAAGGTGATGCTCCATCTCTTTCCAGGAGAGAATTGTACACTCACTCCACTGCCTGGGGTAGCCAGAGTGGTTCACTCCAAGGCTTTCTGCACAGTGCATTGGCAGGAAACTGGCAAATGcaaacagaacacaaaagaCTCTCACTTACTGCCCCCTGCACAAATCCTAGGTATACAGAGTGGTCAGGGAACAGCTAGGGGACAACTAAAATACACGCGGGGAACAGAAGGTAAGAGCGTTGGAAGGGCAGAGAGCACTACAGAATCAAGCAGAACCCCTCATCCCACAGCTGAGGCTCCTGCAGGCACTGAAGATGGCTCTCCAGAGGCTGGTCTGGCAGAAGGAACAGCCTCAAGTCTTGGCATCACTAACTCCCTCAGCAAACCACCTTCTGGACTTCAAGATCCAGGAGGGAACCATGAGAAGCTGAGCTCAGTGGCCTTCTGTGTGGAAGGCAGGGAGGCCTTGGCTGGTGACCAAGCAACTGTACCAGCATCGTGCAGCACAGCTTGTGCTTGCAGTAAGATCCCTGATGTCGAGGAGCTCTCTCTGCTCGATCCATTCCCACGGTACATGAAGTCCTGTCAGGACCTGATTGTCCCAGAGAAATGTTCTTGCACAGACAAACCGCATGGGAAAGactctgctccagcagctggcgATACTTCTCCCGTGGCTTTTCCAAGCGGGAGGAGCACAGAGACATCTGAGTCCTGTTCGCAGCTGCTGAGAGGTGGTGTGGCTTCACCCAGCAGTGGCCCAGCCAGATGCGAAGCTCAGGCTGGCCACAGCCAGGGTCAGCAGCTCGATGCTTGTACCAAGGAGATAACAGATGCAGTAACGGAGGATTCTCAAGAGAAGCTGAGCTCCTCGTTTCCACCTCCACCTCAGGGACAATCTAGTACAAAGTCTCTCAAGGATGACCCGAGCCGGCTCTCTCAACAAGTCAGAGAAGAAGGATGGAGTCTACGAACTTCCGAGAGCCTTACGCTGGCTGAAGTCTACCTCATGATGGGCAAACCGAACAAGTTGCAGCTGGAATATGACTGGTTGGCTGTCTTGGAGCCAGAAACCCAGGATGCTAGGGAGCAAGCATCTGAATCAAGTGCTGTTCCTGCATGTACCACTTTTCACAAGCAGAGACTTCTAAACTGCCTTTTAAAACTCATCTCTACTGAAGTCAATCCCAAACCA ACCCCTGAGATGAGCTCTGTTGCCACATCACCTATAAAGCCTACTCAAGAGGAGCAGTCACTGACTCCTCCAGGAAAGGTGATTGCCGTCAGCACCAGAAGTCCAGGCTGCACGCGGAATCAGTCTGCCCTTCGCAACAACAAGACTTTTTCTCCTGGtgctgcttccagctcctcaG GTTTGAGAAACCTCCCTAGACCTCTCTTGGTGGCTGGTCCTTCAAGTTCTGGAAACACCGATGCTGATGGTGGACTCTTTGCAGTTCCTACAACTCTACCACCCAACAGCCGCCACGGGAAACTCTTCTTGCCTAGTAAAGAAGCAGAGCTGACCTTCCGGCAGCACTTAGACACAATCAGT ATGCAGTCAGACTTCTTCTTGCCAAAGCCAAGGAAGTTACGGAACAGGCACTTGCGGAAGCCGTTAGTAGTACAG AGAACTCTGCTCCCCAGGCCATCTGGAAATCCATCCCAACATGTCTGTTCCTTTTCTATCCTATCCAACTCGTCTATTACAG GGAGAGGTTCATTTCGGCCGATCCAGTCCTCACTGACAAAAGCTGCTGTTTCTCGTCCTATTGTGCCCAAAGTTCTTCCAACACAAGCTACCAACCACCTGTCTA GTGCTATTGACTTGGCAGCTAAAAGTGCTGGTATAATCCCTGGTAGCCCCGTGCCTGTCCTGGATGCAGATGGTTTGCCAGGTGTATCTCCGTTGTCGCCAGACAGAGTGACCACGGTAGTAACAGGACAGGAGTCAACGGCAGCGCATCAGAACGGAGGCTCCATCACCACAGTGGAG AGCTCAGGCCCTGGGTGTCGCGTTCCGTTTATAAGCTTACCAACACGGCATGAGCAGGAGGCAGTTGCTGATGGTTTCCAG GGCACATCAGTTCTTTCTCTCTCAGAACTGTCCAAGACTCCCCTCCAAAATGGCCTTTCCACTCCTCCACTTCCCTCATCAGAGGCTTCCAGTACCCGGCTCTCTCCTCCCAATGTTTCTGCTCTCTTGGATATCTCTCTGCCTGGACCACCTGAAGATGTGCTTTCTCAAGGAGAACCTGCCACTCAAATCAGTGATTCTATCATTGAAATAGCTATCAGCTCTGGGCAATACA GTGAAggtgtttctctctctcctgcaAAGCTGAATGGTAGTGACAGCTCCAAAAGTCTTCCGTCCCCATCCAGTAGTCCTCAACAGAACTGGATTGCCTCTCCCAGCCATGATCCCCAGTGGTACCCCAATGACTCCACAGACTCGTCTCTCAGCAGCTTGTTTT CAAGTTTCATCTCCCCTGAAAAGGGACGAAAAATGTTGCCAACTCCTGTTGGGACTGCCAGTGGCACCTCCTTACTGGGACCTAGCCTTCTGGATGGAAACTCCCGGGACTCTTTTGTATCACGATCTCTGGCAGACGTAGCAGAG GTGGTGGATTCCCAGCTGGCTTGCATGATGAATGAGAACAGCATAGATTACATATCTCGTTTTAATGACCTTGCCCAGGAACTGTCGATACCTGAGCCAACCCGCAGGGAAATTCTGTTTgatggaggaggtggtgggCCCCCCATTGGGGATCTCTCACAGTGA